The genomic DNA CCATGTTGCCGGGCTTGCGCTCATCGAACTGGTACGCTTCCGGCACGGCGGATTCCTCGGCCCGCAGATAGACCGGCAGGGGCTCGTAAAGGACTTTGACCTTCCGGGCCGCGATCTCGGCAATCTCTTCGGTCTCGGCGATGATGCCGCAGATGGCGTCCCCCTGGTGGCGGACGTGGTCGGTGAAAATCCGCTGGTCCTCGATATCCCCCAGAAGCTGACCCAGGTCCTCTGGAACCATCAGATCCAGAACGCCGGTGTTGTATAAATTCCGGGTGACATCTCCGGGGCCCAGGACCTTGACCACCCCGGGCACTTTCTGTGCTTCCGAGAGGTCGAGGCGGGACACCCTGGCATGGGCATGTTCCCAGCAGCGCACGATTTTGCCGTAGAGCATGCCGGGGAGATGGAGGTCGGCGGCATAGACGGCCTGCCCGGTGACCTTCTGCCGGGCATCGACCTTGGGAACGCTCTTGCCGATATAGTTCAGTTTGCTCATCAGCTCATACCTCCAGCTTTTCGGAGTTGAGAATTGTCGATCATCCGGCTGGCACGCTGCACGGCCCGGACTATTTTTTCATATCCGGTGCAGCGGCAGATGTTGCCTTCCAGTCCACGGCGGATCTCTTCCTCAGAGGGCGTCGGATTATTTGCCAGGATGCTTGCGGTTTTCATCACCATCCCCGGCGTGCAATAGCCGCACTGAATGGCTCCCTCGTCGATGAAGGCCTGCTGGATGGGATGAAGTTCCCCGTCGCGGGTGAGGCCGCCCACCGTGGTAATGTGCCGGCCTTCGACCTCGACGGCCAGGGTGAGGCAGGAGCAGATACTCTCCTTGCCGTCGACGAGTACCGTACAGCCGCCGCATTCGCCGGTTCCGCAGCCGTATTTCGTCTCCGTCAGCATGAGATCGTCACGCAGGGCCTGCAGCAGAGTCCGGTTGGCGGGTACTTCCAGCCGGTGCTCTTTGCCGTTGACGTTGAGCTTTATGAATCGGGTTTTCATGCCATCCTCCCGTGCTTTGTTCGTGAAACGATTAGTTCCGGCCTTCCGCCGCCCGCTCGATCACTCTGCGGAGAATGACTCCGGCAACCTGCCGTCGATATTCAGCGGTCGAGCGCTGATCGTCGATGGGAGCGATCTCCCTGCGGGCGGATTCCGCGACTTGAAGGAGGATCTCTTCATTCAGGGTTGCGCCCGCGAGCACGGTTTCCGTCTGCTTGAGGCGCAGGAGAGTGGGGCCGACGCATCCCATGGCGATGCGGGCCTGCCGGCACACGCCCCGATCCATTTCGAGGCGGACGGCGACGTTGATCTTCGCCAGGTCCTCATGCACCCGGGTCAGGCGATGGAAAGCCGAGCGGGTCCCCGGGCCGGGCGCCGGAATCCGGAGCTCGACAGCCAGTTCATCGCTGCGGCGGGCGGTTTCGCCGTATCCCACCCAGAAATCATCGATATCGACCGACCGACGGCCCTCGGGCCCTTCCAGGACGACCTGGCCGCCCAGGGCGAGTATGGCGCAGGAGCAGTCACCGGCGGGGGAGCCGCGCATGATGTTGCCGACGACCGTGGCCATGTTGCGGATCTGCGGCGTGGCAAAAGTGAGCGCCGCCTCGTGGAGCGCCGGGTATTTCTCAGCGATCATGGAGCTGGCCAGGAGGCTGGATATCTTGGATCTGGCGCCGATGCGCAGCCCTTCTCCGGGGTTGAATTCGAGGCGATCGAGTTCCGGCAGGGAAGAGAGGCTGAGCAGTGCAGCGGGATTGATCTTGCGGATATAGTTCCAGATCAGCAGGTCCGTCCCCCCAGCCAGAATCGACACTTTGCCCTGGTATTGTTTCAGTATGCCGATGGCTTCCGGGATGCTTTGTGGTGTGAGATACTCAAACTGAGGCAATACTCGACTGCTCATAATGATCCCCTTCCGGACAATAAACCATTGTTTTGCATGTAGTGGACCGTCTCCGGTGTGCCGTCTACGTTGATCCCCTTGCCATCCGGTGCTATCCCGCTTTCAGAAAGATGCTCCGTGCGGTCAAGGTTACGCACCCTCCCAGCATAACACATTGTAAAACAATGTTATCAAGCCCTCTCTGATCGGGTCAATGTAAAAGGCAAACTGGTAAGCAATGGCTTGAGATTGTTTTTTTTCAGGACAATATCCTCGCCCCGATGGCGAGGATATTGTCCATTCCGAGCCTATTGCCCTCTCTTCCGAAGGTATTGCGGGGTGAACTGGTTGGGAGAAACATCGTCGGGGTTGTTATGAGCGTGGAACTGACCGGTCGTGCAGTGCATGGCCTGCGTATCGATCATCGTGAAGCTGTCCCACTGGGCGACGTTGCTCCCTTTGTTGATCTCCAGGTGGTGATCAGGGTGTGATTCCCCGATCAGCCAGGTTTTCCAGAGTTTGCCGGCCCGGTCGTAAGAGATGGTGCGGCTGAAAAAGCCGGTCTGGGCATCCATGTACATGATGCGCTTGCTGATCGGGTGGTTGGGATCTACCGGAACAGCTTCGATCACGTAAACCTTCCTCACCTGCCAGTTCACCTTGGGGAAACAGCCGCCTTGTCCGCCGAAATCCACATAACGGTAGCCATCGGGCTCCTTGAACTCGTCGGAAAGCTCCGGAAGCTCGTTGTGATTGTAGTAGGGAAGGAGAAGCTTCTCCGTTCCTTTGTAGGTCCATTTCTGGTCGGCGACGCGGTTGTTGTATCCCTCGAAGTCCTCGATCATGAGGTCGGAGCCGAGAAAGGCATCCGTCGTCTGGCCGGAGGAGAGCCGCCTTACTCGGCGCTGGAAGCCGAGATAGAGCCATGCGTTGTCGCGCTTCAGGTCGTCCTCGTGGCGCTGAATGAGCAGCTGCGTGTTCTCGACGTCGAAAGGTTCCTCGACCCGGAGGTACAATCCCCTGAAAATGTCGGAAGGATTGGGCTCTACGTTGGGGATCGGCTCCTGCGTCGTCCGATGCTTGAAGTTGAGGGAATGAACTTCGAATTTGATCTGTCGTTCAATTTTCCCGCTGTTCATGTCCCGGTATTTCCAGTAGAAGGGATAGATCGTCCCTCCGTCGCCGGCAATCAGGGCGTACTTGTTGTTGAAAGCGAGTTTCGTACCGGCCTGGGGGTCATTGGCGTCCGGCTCTTGCACGAAGGGCCTGCCGGCCAGGTAATCGACGAGATTCCCCTCAACCAGTTTTGTTTTGTTCAGGTTTTTCTTGGTCGCCTCGACGTACGGCGCGGGCAGGTCGAAGGAAGTGGTCTCCATGACGGGTATCTCATACCAGCCCTTCTGGATGAATTGATACATGGCGGGGTCAAGATATTCCTTCACCTTCTCCACGTTGTCCTTGTTGATCACCATGCCCGGCTTGATTTTGGTCGTGTCGTAACTGAAGTTCTTGTACGGCGACAGGGAGTTCTCCACGTCGGCATCCGAAGCTGCCTGGGCCGTACCGGCCATCGCGATGAGACCCGTCGCGAGCAGCGCAAAAAATCTTTTCATCATTTGTTGTCCTCCTCTGTTACGAATTTATCGTATCGAACCATAAAGTTTTAAATTTCCTCGCGGATCCTAAAAGGCATAACGGATGTTGAGCGAGACCTCGTCTTCATTTTTCGCCATGCCGAAGGGTCCCGACCGGAACCGTCCGGTGGGCTCATAGCCGCGGGCGCCGATCGTCTGTGCAACCGTCGGGTCCGAATGGAAAGGCGTCGCGGTAAAAGGCGGGAACTGGTTGCCGGCTCTCAGGTCGTTGAAGTTGCGGGCTCCGTGCCCGATCTTGGTGTTCCAGCGGGCCGTGATGCTCAGGTTGTCATTGATCAGGTAGCTTATGCTCGGTTCGATCGCCGCCGATCGGGCCTTGGTGTCCCAGGCTGTCAGAACCTGCGGACTCAGCCGGTCGTTCTTCCACCAGCCCTTGAGCAGCATGGTGACGATGTAGTTGTCTTCCCAGTCGGGGATGCCGATTTCGCCGAGGGGGCCTTTTTCGAGTTCGTGGTCGAGAAGATGCTGTCCGAAAACCTGGGTCGAAATGAGAAACGCCTTGTTCGGGTTCAGCGCGCGGATGAAGGTGTTGCGGTCCCAGCCAAAGACCCACCGGACGACATCCGAATCCGAAAAAAGTTCGGGACGGGCGGTGTTGATGAATTCTTCCCCCGTGGTGTAGGCGACCTCCACGCGGAAGACCGACTTGATGAAGTCCGCGTAATAGTCCAGGGAGCCGCCGAAGAGGTTGATCCTCGCAAATTCGATGTCGAAGGCCGGAAGGAATGGCCGGGGCGCCAGGTCCTCACCCGGCGTAAAGGGGTTGTTGGCGGGGACGAGACCGCGCAGGGTCGGCAGATGTGAGCGGTAGTTCAGATAGTTCAGCGAGAAGCCGAGGTCCTTGAACACGCCTTCGATCTTGCCCCCGAACTGGGTGTTGGAAAGCGACCAGGAGGGCATGTCCACATCCCGGATGCCGATCGTATGCTCCGGGAAATCGACGGCTGTGTTCAGGAAGGCGAAGTTGCTCACCGTGCCGCCATTGTCCCAGAGGTTTTTCATCCCCCGGAAGAAAGAGCCCGCGTCGAGGATCTGGTTCGGCGTTCCTCCCTGACCGAGATTGTGCGGTCTGAACTTATCGAAGTTCCAGACGAACGAGTAGTTCAGGTCGTCGAAGATCTTGCCGGGTCCCGAGCGGTATTCCGTTTCCAGCATCCACATCGGGATGCGTATGTCTTCCAGTTCGTCGTAGATGTTGTTGCGCGAATAGTCGACGGGGTTGATGACATCAAGAACCCTGAACAGGTCCGTGCGCCCCCAGACGATCTGTTGCCGGCCGAGTTTGAATCCCAGCTCCTTGTATCCGTCGCCCAGAGGCACGGTGGCCGTGAGGTAAAACTCACGGAGCCAGTCGTGTCGGTCGTTGAACTCGGGAAAACGCAGCTCGTCGCTGTCCGCGTCCATGTAGTCGTCGAGACAGCCCCGCGAATCCTCGTCACAGGGCCGAACCGGAACACCGAAGGTGAGGCCGCCTTTGGGGTCGTGCAGGTGTTCGCCAAGGACTTCCAGCCCCTCGTTCGGATTTCGCGCCGTATCGAAGTCATCAGCCAGAACGAGACCCCCGCCATGAGGCACCTGAGCGGCCGGGATGACGACGCCGGGTCCGAACGGCGGCGGAGGGGTCGGGCCGCCGGCCTGCTCAAGCGTGATCGGTCCTCCGGCCTCGTCGCCCCATTCGTCGTCATTCAGATCGTACACGCCGTCGTAGGTGGCGCGCAGCGTGGTGTTCAGGGAAACCTCCGAAAAGATGCCCTTGGAACCCAGGTCCTTGCTGTATTCAAGCTGCACGGTGTTTCTGAGTTTTGACAATCCCCGATCATCGGTGTAGCGATGGTGCGTGTCGTTTTCGATGAAACCGCTGACTCCCGCCCTCACGGGAGATGCGGCGGCCAGTGTGATGACCGCCGAGAAACCCACGAACATTGTGAATCCCGGCCTTGTGAACCTCCAATTTCTCAACTTCATGACAATCAACTCCCTTTCTTCATGCGCCAGGCTCCCGAGAGATCCCACTGTTCAATCGGGAGTTCCTGCCTTATTGGCATATGCCACCGACGGATAGGTCGGTTTCAGCTGAGACGGTTCTTGCGGGGTGGTATCCGCCCCATCGACGATCAGTATGTCATCCTTGTCATAGAGGACCTTCACAATGAAGTTGGGTCGGAAGATGAGCACCCAGGAAGGCACCAGGAAGATGGCGGCCATGGCATTGAGGATCAGCATGACGCACAACAGCAGAGCCGCATCGGCTTGAAACCGCAGGTCGGAAATGAATACCCACATGATTATCCCGCCGATGAGGGTTGCGGCGGTGAATCCAACCGCCTTTCCGGTCGTGGCGAAGGTCCGCCGGATGGCCCCGTTCAGGTTCAGTCCCGCGCCGATTTCCTCGCGAATGCGGTCCATGACGTATATGGAGTAGTCGATGCCGATGCCGATGCCGACGGCGATGATCGGGACCGTATTGACGTTGATGCCGATCCCCTTGATCCCCATGTAGGCATAGGTCAGGGTGGTGGCGAAGGCCATCGAGCACATCATCAGCAGTCCGGCATGAAGAGACGAGTAGAACAGGGTGACGAAGAGGAAGATTAATCCGAGCACGAGGGGAATGACCAGCATGTTGGTGCTGTAGGCCGCCTCGTTGATGGCTGCGGTCACCCCGATCTGGCCGCCTGCCAGGCGGAAGCTGAGCCCTTCCACTTTGGAGCCGGTTTCGCCTATCCACTGCTTGATCTGGTGGATGGCACGGCGAATGGTTCCGCCTTTATGGTCCTTGTAGTAGAAAACCATGTTGGCGGTCTGCTGCTCGGTGTCGATGAATTCCTTCTCCGCACCCGGTATCGGACTGGAGGCCATATAGGCGAACAGCAGGCCGCCCACGTAGGAATCGGAATCCGGTATCTGCGACCAGCGGGGATCGTTGCTGTGGAAGATCCGGTTGACCTGCTTCACCAGGCCCGGCACCGCCTTGACGCCTCCGAGCTCAGGGTCGAGCAGCATGTGCCTTTCCAGATCCTCCAGCGCCCGCAGCACTTCCGGGCGTTTAATCCCGCCCGGTTTGTCTGTGCGCGCCAGGACAAAAAGTTCTTCGGAGCCGGGGAATTTTTGATTCACAGCCTTGGAGGAAACGTTGTAATCGTGATCCTGATACAGCAGGGGAGATCCGGACTCCGCCTCGCCGATCTGGACCCAAGAACTGAAATACCCGCCGCAAGTCATCATCAGCACGATCAGACACAAAACCGTAATGGCGCTCCGTCGCGTGCTCACTGAAGCCGCAAAAGAGTCCATCCATCCGGCGAGTCTCGAATCCTTCCTCTTCACTGCCCGAGGCCGTGGCAGTACCGCGAGCATCAGGGGCATGAAGATCAGCACGACGAAAATCACCGAAAATGCCCATAGCGAGGCGTAGTGCGCCATCTTGGTGTTGATCGGCACGGAACCGAGGGCGATCAGCAAAAGACCGATCGCGTCCGAGACGACACCCAGGGACCCTGGACGAAAGAGGCTGTTGAAGGTGTTCCGCGCCGCGATCCGGGTATTATCGACGAGCTCCAGTTGCTCGTAATAGCGTTCGACGATCTGGATACCGTGCGACATCGCCCTGGCGGAAATCAGGAAAGGTATCACCAGGGTGAGAGGATCGAGATTGTAGCCGAGCAGGGAGATGGTGCCCAATCCCCAGATGGTCGCCATCAAAATGCCCAGCAGAGGCAGAACGATTCCGTAAAGACGTCGGAAGTAGAGGATCAGCAGGGAGACCATCATCAGCAGGGTAAAGAAGAAAATCTGCAATATCTGCCCGACATAGGTAAACACCCAGCCGACGAGCATGGGCGCACCTGTGGCGTGAATTTCAATCCCGGACCGCGCCGCCGCTTCTCTAATCGTCTGAACCCCCGCGAAAATCGCCTGATAGTCGAGAGCCCCTTCGTTGAAGGTTGCCTTGATCAGACCGGCCTTGAGGTCGGGGGAAACCAGCAGCCCGTACACTCGCGGATTGGACATGACGTCCTGACGCATTTGCGCCAGTTCGGCCTCGCTCATCTCTTTCTTGAGGGGATCGTAATGCGGGGCCGAGTTGACATCTCCGGTCTGGGTCAGCCAGACCTTGCGAACGGTCCGGTGGGTGACGCTCGACACCAGGTTGTGATTCACGCCGGGCAGTTTGTCGACATCCTCCGTCAACTGGTGAATCACGCCGACGGTTTCGTTGGTGAAAATGTCTCCATTCTCCACTTCGACCGCCAGGATGATATTGTTCGCCCCCCCGAAATCATCCCGGATTTCATTGTGTGTCTTGATGTAGGGATGCTCTTGAGGCAGCAGGTCGGCGAATTCGGAGTACATTTTCACGCCGGGGATCTGGACGGCGAAGAAAACCGTCATCGCCAGGATGATCGACAACCACAGGTAGGGCGCACCGAACAGCACGTCGTCTATCTTGTGAAACAGATGATGGATGGTCTGTTTGATTTTTTTCATTTTTTAATCCATTAATGAAATAGATTGTTTTTAATTTCGGGTAGAGACCAGAAATAAGGCACCGGCGCCGCCGGCGATCAAAAGTTCCTGGCCGTTGACGGGAAGTGCCGTTCGCAGGTAGGATCCGACCGGCTTGTCATGATTCACCCCTTCCCATCGACCATCTTTGCGATGCAGCATCACGCCTCCCTCGCCTACGACAAAGAGTTCCATCCCCTGCCGGGCCAGTCCGTAGAGAGGTGCATCAGTGGGCGTGTCCTCATAAACCCACGATTCGCCGCCGTTTGAAGTTCGAAGGATCTTGCCGTTCAATCCGACGACATAGCCGTTGTCACGATCAAGGAACAGGGCCGCCTGAGGATAAAATTCGTTCGATATGCTCGGTCCGATTTCCCAGCTTTCACCGCCGTTTTCGGTGATGGCAACCGTTCCGAATTCGCCCACGGCTACGCCGAACTGATGGTCCACGAATTGTAAGGCAGTGAACATGGCGTCCTGGTCGAAAGAGGTGGTTTCCCAGGTTTCTCCCTTGTCGGTACTGCTCATAAGTGTGGTAAAGCTTCCCCCTGCCCAGAGCCGGTTCCCGGGGTCGCAGGAGAGGGTCGTCATCGACTCGGGCGTCTCGAGCTCGTTTGCGTTCCAGGTGTTGCCGTCATCGGCGGAGACCCATACCCTGCGCATGGTGTCGAGGGCCGCGAAGGATCCGTCCGGGCAGGAGACGACCTCGATCAGGTTGGGAACTCCGGTCAGATCGTGCCGCGTCCACTGTTTTCCTTCGTCACTGGTCACCAGAACGGCGCCCGCGGAACTCACCACCACCGAGGCCCGATCATTTTTCGCGGCCGATAAGAACTGGTCGAATCGCTTAACCGGTCTTTCGGAAACTTTCTCCACGCCTTTCAGGTCAAGGGGCGCCTCACATCCCGTCATCGTCATCAACATCACGAAGATGCAAAACCCTCTTCTTACTCGTAAATCGTTTCGTAGCATTGAAAATCTCCCAAGGTGCATGTGGAGCTTTGGAACAACTGTTGTGGAATGCTCAGTACACGTAACGTTGTTTTGTTGATATTCCGCGAAGAGGATTAGAGGGTTGTCGGATTTCAGTTCTTGCAACCGGTAAGCACCCAGACTCTTCGCGTATTTATCGCAACTATGATGCCAAGCCTGACGAGACGTTTAAGTACCCAAAATAACATCGTTTTATTTTATTTTGAGGAGGACCGCGCCCGGGATTGGGTATAAAAAAGACTTGGCAGAATGCTGAATTGAAAGAAATGTCCCTTTAAATTCAATGAGATAAGAGGAGTATAAGATTGATTGGATCTATAAGATAATTTTGTCCCCTTCGAGGCTCGGGAGAATCAGACCGTTCACGCTCATCTCCCCCCGACCCTCTGCCCATTTACCTCTCCTTTCATTTATAACCATGTTCCCCCTTGCTTCGCAGTAGATCTCCTGAGCATTCAGACATTCCCGGTAGAAAAATAAAACAGCGTAATTTTTTCTTGACGCCAAGGCTCGGCCTTGATAGTGTTTTTATATGCAGAACAAGTGTTCTGTGTGCAGAACATAATCGGGGGCATCATGGACGATAAAAAGGACAAAAGCACGCAAAGATATCTGGTTCCCGCGGTGAAGCAGGCTTGCCAAATCCTGTTCTGTCTGGCGGGAAACCATGCCGCCCATATGAGCCTGATGGAGATCTGCGCCCAGGTGGGGATCCACAAGAGCAAGGCTTACTCCATCCTCCAGACACTCCATGGGTTCGGCTTGGTGCGCAGAAACGGCGACCGCCAAGGATACTCTTTGGGGCCCGCATTGATCGCGCTTTCCCGCAAGACACTCGACGATCTGGATGCGCCGCAGCTTGCAAAGCCCGTGTTGGAGGAGCTTTCATTGAAGCTCGGCTGCACGGCAACCTTCGGACTCATCGCCGGCAACAAGGTGTTTGTGGTCGCCAAACACGAGGGGGTGTCGGATGTGGGGGTCACCATTCGTACCGGACACCGTTTTCCGTTGTCCTACGGCTCTCACGGCAAGGCGATTGCCGCATTTCTTCCCAAGGCTGAACGTGAGCTCCTGCTTCAGGAACCCACGGTCTACTTCCATGGGCCCGCCAGAAATTTCGACAGGAAACGTCTGCATTTGGAGATGGAAGAGTGCCGCCGCGAA from Desulfuromonas sp. TF includes the following:
- a CDS encoding (2Fe-2S)-binding protein — translated: MKTRFIKLNVNGKEHRLEVPANRTLLQALRDDLMLTETKYGCGTGECGGCTVLVDGKESICSCLTLAVEVEGRHITTVGGLTRDGELHPIQQAFIDEGAIQCGYCTPGMVMKTASILANNPTPSEEEIRRGLEGNICRCTGYEKIVRAVQRASRMIDNSQLRKAGGMS
- a CDS encoding xanthine dehydrogenase family protein subunit M produces the protein MSSRVLPQFEYLTPQSIPEAIGILKQYQGKVSILAGGTDLLIWNYIRKINPAALLSLSSLPELDRLEFNPGEGLRIGARSKISSLLASSMIAEKYPALHEAALTFATPQIRNMATVVGNIMRGSPAGDCSCAILALGGQVVLEGPEGRRSVDIDDFWVGYGETARRSDELAVELRIPAPGPGTRSAFHRLTRVHEDLAKINVAVRLEMDRGVCRQARIAMGCVGPTLLRLKQTETVLAGATLNEEILLQVAESARREIAPIDDQRSTAEYRRQVAGVILRRVIERAAEGRN
- a CDS encoding DUF1329 domain-containing protein codes for the protein MMKRFFALLATGLIAMAGTAQAASDADVENSLSPYKNFSYDTTKIKPGMVINKDNVEKVKEYLDPAMYQFIQKGWYEIPVMETTSFDLPAPYVEATKKNLNKTKLVEGNLVDYLAGRPFVQEPDANDPQAGTKLAFNNKYALIAGDGGTIYPFYWKYRDMNSGKIERQIKFEVHSLNFKHRTTQEPIPNVEPNPSDIFRGLYLRVEEPFDVENTQLLIQRHEDDLKRDNAWLYLGFQRRVRRLSSGQTTDAFLGSDLMIEDFEGYNNRVADQKWTYKGTEKLLLPYYNHNELPELSDEFKEPDGYRYVDFGGQGGCFPKVNWQVRKVYVIEAVPVDPNHPISKRIMYMDAQTGFFSRTISYDRAGKLWKTWLIGESHPDHHLEINKGSNVAQWDSFTMIDTQAMHCTTGQFHAHNNPDDVSPNQFTPQYLRKRGQ
- a CDS encoding DUF1302 family protein; translated protein: MFVGFSAVITLAAASPVRAGVSGFIENDTHHRYTDDRGLSKLRNTVQLEYSKDLGSKGIFSEVSLNTTLRATYDGVYDLNDDEWGDEAGGPITLEQAGGPTPPPPFGPGVVIPAAQVPHGGGLVLADDFDTARNPNEGLEVLGEHLHDPKGGLTFGVPVRPCDEDSRGCLDDYMDADSDELRFPEFNDRHDWLREFYLTATVPLGDGYKELGFKLGRQQIVWGRTDLFRVLDVINPVDYSRNNIYDELEDIRIPMWMLETEYRSGPGKIFDDLNYSFVWNFDKFRPHNLGQGGTPNQILDAGSFFRGMKNLWDNGGTVSNFAFLNTAVDFPEHTIGIRDVDMPSWSLSNTQFGGKIEGVFKDLGFSLNYLNYRSHLPTLRGLVPANNPFTPGEDLAPRPFLPAFDIEFARINLFGGSLDYYADFIKSVFRVEVAYTTGEEFINTARPELFSDSDVVRWVFGWDRNTFIRALNPNKAFLISTQVFGQHLLDHELEKGPLGEIGIPDWEDNYIVTMLLKGWWKNDRLSPQVLTAWDTKARSAAIEPSISYLINDNLSITARWNTKIGHGARNFNDLRAGNQFPPFTATPFHSDPTVAQTIGARGYEPTGRFRSGPFGMAKNEDEVSLNIRYAF
- a CDS encoding RND family transporter: MKKIKQTIHHLFHKIDDVLFGAPYLWLSIILAMTVFFAVQIPGVKMYSEFADLLPQEHPYIKTHNEIRDDFGGANNIILAVEVENGDIFTNETVGVIHQLTEDVDKLPGVNHNLVSSVTHRTVRKVWLTQTGDVNSAPHYDPLKKEMSEAELAQMRQDVMSNPRVYGLLVSPDLKAGLIKATFNEGALDYQAIFAGVQTIREAAARSGIEIHATGAPMLVGWVFTYVGQILQIFFFTLLMMVSLLILYFRRLYGIVLPLLGILMATIWGLGTISLLGYNLDPLTLVIPFLISARAMSHGIQIVERYYEQLELVDNTRIAARNTFNSLFRPGSLGVVSDAIGLLLIALGSVPINTKMAHYASLWAFSVIFVVLIFMPLMLAVLPRPRAVKRKDSRLAGWMDSFAASVSTRRSAITVLCLIVLMMTCGGYFSSWVQIGEAESGSPLLYQDHDYNVSSKAVNQKFPGSEELFVLARTDKPGGIKRPEVLRALEDLERHMLLDPELGGVKAVPGLVKQVNRIFHSNDPRWSQIPDSDSYVGGLLFAYMASSPIPGAEKEFIDTEQQTANMVFYYKDHKGGTIRRAIHQIKQWIGETGSKVEGLSFRLAGGQIGVTAAINEAAYSTNMLVIPLVLGLIFLFVTLFYSSLHAGLLMMCSMAFATTLTYAYMGIKGIGINVNTVPIIAVGIGIGIDYSIYVMDRIREEIGAGLNLNGAIRRTFATTGKAVGFTAATLIGGIIMWVFISDLRFQADAALLLCVMLILNAMAAIFLVPSWVLIFRPNFIVKVLYDKDDILIVDGADTTPQEPSQLKPTYPSVAYANKAGTPD
- a CDS encoding YCF48-related protein, which encodes MLMTMTGCEAPLDLKGVEKVSERPVKRFDQFLSAAKNDRASVVVSSAGAVLVTSDEGKQWTRHDLTGVPNLIEVVSCPDGSFAALDTMRRVWVSADDGNTWNANELETPESMTTLSCDPGNRLWAGGSFTTLMSSTDKGETWETTSFDQDAMFTALQFVDHQFGVAVGEFGTVAITENGGESWEIGPSISNEFYPQAALFLDRDNGYVVGLNGKILRTSNGGESWVYEDTPTDAPLYGLARQGMELFVVGEGGVMLHRKDGRWEGVNHDKPVGSYLRTALPVNGQELLIAGGAGALFLVSTRN
- a CDS encoding IclR family transcriptional regulator gives rise to the protein MDDKKDKSTQRYLVPAVKQACQILFCLAGNHAAHMSLMEICAQVGIHKSKAYSILQTLHGFGLVRRNGDRQGYSLGPALIALSRKTLDDLDAPQLAKPVLEELSLKLGCTATFGLIAGNKVFVVAKHEGVSDVGVTIRTGHRFPLSYGSHGKAIAAFLPKAERELLLQEPTVYFHGPARNFDRKRLHLEMEECRREGFALDLGEMKPGLNSLAVPVFGPGAAPIGYIAMVGLFSEQEARDFGPQVVASGKFLSRQLGARID